A stretch of the Staphylococcus sp. NRL 16/872 genome encodes the following:
- the whiA gene encoding DNA-binding protein WhiA encodes MSFASDMKNELTRIEVDESNAKAELSALIRMNGALSLSNQQFVINVQTENATTARRIYSLIKRIFNVEIEILVRKKMKLKKNNIYICRTKVRAREILDELGILKNGIFVHDIDASMIKDDEMRRSYLRGAFLAGGSVNNPETSSYHLEIFSQYENHSEGLTKLMNSYGLNAKHLERKKGSIAYLKEAEKISEFLSLIGGYQALLKFEDVRIVRDMRNSVNRLVNCETANLNKTVSAAMKQVQSIQLIDEEIGIENLPDRLREIAKLRVEHQEISLKELGEMVSTGPISKSGVNHRLRKLNELADKIRSGENIEL; translated from the coding sequence ATGAGTTTTGCATCAGACATGAAAAATGAATTAACCCGTATTGAAGTAGATGAAAGCAACGCAAAAGCGGAACTTAGCGCATTAATTCGTATGAATGGTGCCCTCAGTCTATCTAATCAACAATTTGTAATTAATGTTCAAACTGAAAATGCGACAACAGCACGTCGTATTTATTCATTAATTAAACGAATATTTAATGTTGAGATTGAAATATTAGTGCGTAAGAAGATGAAATTAAAGAAAAATAATATTTATATTTGTCGTACTAAAGTAAGAGCTAGAGAAATTCTTGACGAACTTGGAATTTTAAAAAATGGCATCTTTGTACATGATATTGATGCAAGTATGATTAAAGATGATGAAATGCGTAGAAGTTACTTACGAGGGGCATTTTTAGCGGGTGGTTCAGTAAATAATCCAGAAACATCTTCTTACCATCTAGAAATATTTTCACAGTATGAGAATCATTCTGAAGGTTTAACTAAGTTAATGAATAGCTATGGCCTAAATGCGAAACACTTAGAACGTAAAAAGGGCAGTATAGCTTATTTAAAAGAAGCAGAAAAAATCTCTGAATTCCTAAGTTTAATAGGTGGTTATCAAGCATTATTAAAATTCGAAGATGTGCGCATAGTAAGAGATATGAGAAACTCAGTAAATCGCTTAGTCAACTGTGAAACCGCTAATTTAAATAAAACAGTTAGCGCTGCGATGAAACAAGTACAAAGCATCCAACTTATCGATGAAGAAATCGGCATAGAGAATCTTCCGGATCGATTAAGAGAAATTGCTAAATTACGTGTTGAACATCAAGAAATTTCATTAAAAGAACTAGGGGAAATGGTCTCAACTGGTCCTATTTCTAAATCAGGTGTTAATCATCGCTTGAGAAAATTAAATGAACTAGCTGATAAAATTCGTAGTGGCGAGAATATAGAATTATAA
- a CDS encoding YvcK family protein: MKQLKIVLIGGGTGLSVLARGLREYPIDITAIVTVADDGGSTGKIRNEMDIPAPGDIRNVIAALSDAEPILEELFQYRFEEHQIEGHSLGNLLLAALTNIKNDFGHAVKELSKILNIKGKVIPSTNTNVMLNAILEDGEVVRGESKIPQKNKKIERVYLEPSNVEPMEEAIDALEEADLIVLGPGSLYTSVISNLCVKGMSDAILSSKAPKLYISNIMTQPGETNQYDVLDHIEAIHDHAGKQFIDYVICSDEKYDEQILRHYKNRNAQPVVMNEDDLTKNNIKIITSTNLVEVYDDYLVRHNTKVLAKLIYDLALELTSTIQFKPKK; the protein is encoded by the coding sequence ATGAAACAGTTAAAAATCGTACTAATAGGTGGTGGGACTGGCCTATCAGTATTAGCTAGAGGGTTAAGAGAATATCCTATTGATATTACAGCCATCGTTACGGTAGCTGATGACGGGGGAAGCACTGGGAAGATTCGTAACGAAATGGATATTCCTGCGCCAGGAGATATTCGTAACGTGATTGCGGCACTTAGTGATGCCGAACCTATATTAGAAGAATTATTTCAATATCGCTTTGAAGAGCATCAAATTGAAGGACATTCACTTGGGAATCTTTTATTGGCTGCACTGACTAATATTAAAAATGACTTTGGTCATGCGGTTAAAGAATTAAGTAAAATCTTAAATATTAAAGGTAAAGTCATACCGTCTACAAATACTAATGTCATGTTAAATGCCATTTTAGAAGATGGAGAAGTCGTAAGAGGAGAATCTAAAATCCCTCAGAAGAATAAAAAAATTGAGCGTGTATATTTAGAACCGTCCAATGTTGAACCTATGGAAGAAGCGATTGATGCATTAGAAGAAGCGGATTTAATTGTACTAGGACCAGGTTCTCTATACACTAGCGTCATTTCCAATTTATGCGTCAAAGGAATGTCAGATGCTATTTTGAGTTCTAAAGCACCTAAACTTTATATTTCTAATATTATGACACAACCAGGAGAAACAAATCAGTATGATGTTTTAGATCATATTGAGGCTATTCACGATCATGCTGGCAAACAATTTATTGATTACGTGATTTGTAGCGATGAGAAATATGATGAACAAATTTTAAGGCATTATAAAAACCGCAATGCCCAACCAGTAGTGATGAACGAAGATGATTTAACAAAAAATAACATTAAAATTATTACATCTACAAACTTGGTAGAAGTGTATGATGACTATTTGGTGCGTCATAATACTAAAGTACTCGCTAAATTAATCTATGACTTAGCTCTTGAATTAACAAGTACAATTCAATTTAAACCTAAGAAATAA